In a genomic window of Urocitellus parryii isolate mUroPar1 chromosome 11, mUroPar1.hap1, whole genome shotgun sequence:
- the Insl5 gene encoding insulin-like peptide INSL5 codes for MKGSIFTLFLLSVLFAISEARSEEIVKLCGLEYRRTVIYICASSRWRRHLEGILPAQQGEKRNYFQLPNRHEASEENIAQDLPKVDSSGEEHVGDGQISMERRWESKKHLVMSRQDLETLCCTEGCSMTDLSTLC; via the exons ATGAAGGGCTccattttcactctgtttctaCTCTCTGTCCTATTTGCCATCTCAGAGGCGAGGAGCGAGGAGATTGTGAAGCTCTGTGGGCTGGAGTACAGAAGAACAGTCATATACATCTGCGCCAGCTCCAGGTGGAGAAGGCACCTGGAGGGGATCCTTCCAGCTCAGCAAG gTGAGAAAAGAAACTACTTTCAACTCCCAAATAGACATGAGGCTTCTGAGGAAAACATAGCCCAGGACCTGCCCAAAGTGGATTCCTCAGGCGAGGAACATGTTGGGGATGGACAGATATCCATGGAAAGGCGTTGGGAGTCAAAGAAACATTTGGTGATGTCAAGACAAGACTTAGAAACTTTGTGCTGCACGGAGGGCTGTTCCATGACTGATCTGAGCACACTTTGTTAA